DNA sequence from the Bacillota bacterium genome:
ACACCCTTTCACCCCCGTATAACAGCATCAAATCCTTTTAAATTATACGAGGTTTTTTTATTGAAGTGGCTCACTTTTTTCCTGGCGTTTTCCTTATTTATGGCTCACTATTATTCTAGCGTTTATACATAACGTCCATTACGATCACCCCTTTAATTAAAGTCATTTATATTAACCTGCTCGTTAGTTTAGCAAAAAAACGCTTGTAATTTTCCTATTACGTGTTTACTATCTAATGTGCACCAATCGGCTACGTTATTGTTCGAATTAATTTCTCAAAATTTCCCATCCTAAATATTAACAGCAATCCAATCGGCTGTATCTTTCACAACCTTATCTGCAATCGATTTATCCTTTTCAAGAACATTAAAATATGATCTGCATGATCAATGATTCTAGACTCACGGGTTTTTCCCTTACATGCACTCACGATTTCTTTAGCGTGAATATATGGAACTAGAGCATCCTCTCTACCAGATATCGCCAGCATTGCTCCTTCATACTTGGATAGACTTTTCATTGGATAAGAATCTCGAATATCATCAAACCACTTCTTAGACAAGATTAAATCATCACGCCATAGCATTGGTATTTTCACATATCCATTTTTCACTGCTTCTTCGTAGTATTCTTGAAACCATCCAGCAAAAACTCCTTCTCCATTATGACACGCGCCCGACCAACTAATTGCAGCATTTATTTTTTGGGGATGTTTTCCTAAAAATTCTGCCATTGCGCGGGCACCTTGGCTAAACCCTAAAACAGCGATTTTGTACGAATCAACCTTTTCGCTCTGGCAAAGGTATGCATACACTTTTTCAATGTCATCAACTTCGCCACAAAAAGTCAAGACTTGTCCTTTGGCAGAACTTTCACCACAACCTGCAAAATCAAAGCGTATAGATGCGACGCCTCTTTCTCTAAGAGATTCTGCCAATTTTACAAACAGACTTCCAACTTCATCTTTGCAAGAACCTGTCCCGTGGCACAAAATTACAGTAGGAAATTTTGTGCCCACATTGGGATA
Encoded proteins:
- a CDS encoding alpha/beta hydrolase, producing the protein MENKITIKSELYDIPAIFSYPNVGTKFPTVILCHGTGSCKDEVGSLFVKLAESLRERGVASIRFDFAGCGESSAKGQVLTFCGEVDDIEKVYAYLCQSEKVDSYKIAVLGFSQGARAMAEFLGKHPQKINAAISWSGACHNGEGVFAGWFQEYYEEAVKNGYVKIPMLWRDDLILSKKWFDDIRDSYPMKSLSKYEGAMLAISGREDALVPYIHAKEIVSACKGKTRESRIIDHADHILMFLKRINRLQIRL